In one Silene latifolia isolate original U9 population chromosome 10, ASM4854445v1, whole genome shotgun sequence genomic region, the following are encoded:
- the LOC141606037 gene encoding auxin-induced protein 22D-like gives MELELGLSLSNCTFHKIQSLKELDLIGCYVNYEGNNQDYYGDNLSSLSSCEKSSSVNEGDYEQEIRNYDNGLCRKKRKFDEVEKSEFCKGETLPLLLWDKHPNEDDSDHKRLCTSTSFTISKNESDEVVGWPPINTYRRKQHDTHPQQHHHNRRRGNCQAVENGGGGCGRGPRSLYVKAQMQGCLIKRKIDLKLYHCYETLTSSLLQMFGKDQDRVDDYKLTYQDEEGDWLLAGDVPWRTFTQSVRRLKMVRRDD, from the exons ATGGAGCTTGAATTAGGTCTTTCTCTATCAAATTGCACATTTCATAAAATCCAAAGTTTGAAAGAATTGGATTTGATTGGTTGTTATGTTAATTATGAGGGGAATAATCAAGATTATTATGGTGATAATTTGAGTAGTTTATCATCTTGTGAAAAGAGTAGTAGTGTTAATGAAGGTGATTATGAACAAGAAATAAGGAATTATGATAATGGTTTGTGTAGGAAGAAAAGAAAGTTTGATGAAGTGGAAAAGTCTGAATTTTGTAAAGGTGAAACTCTTCCTCTTTTGCTTTGGGATAAGCACCCTAATGAAGATGATAGTGACCACAAAAGGCTATGCACTTCCACTTCTTTCACAATTTCCAA AAATGAGAGTGATGAAGTTGTGGGTTGGCCACCTATAAACACCTACAGAAGGAAGCAGCATGACACCCATCCACAACAGCACCACCACAACCGCCGTAGAGGGAATTGCCAGGCTGTGGAGaacggtggtggtggttgtggccgCGGTCCACGGTCCTTATACGTGAAGGCTCAAATGCAAGGGTGTTTAATAAAAAGGAAAATTGACTTGAAACTATACCATTGTTATGAGACTCTCACATCCAGCTTACTACAAATGTTTGGCAAAG ATCAAGATAGAGTGGATGATTATAAGCTCACATATCAGGATGAGGAGGGGGACTGGCTACTAGCCGGAGATGTACCATGGAG AACGTTCACACAATCGGTCCGACGTCTGAAGATGGTGAGGAGAGATGATTGA